Proteins from one Oryza sativa Japonica Group chromosome 12, ASM3414082v1 genomic window:
- the LOC4351814 gene encoding 2-alkenal reductase (NADP(+)-dependent), which produces MAAVVTNRRVILKRYVTGLPSEDDMEVVTAKTTLAVPAGSEAVMVKNLYVSCDPYMRGRMTRHEVPSYVPDYVPGEVITNCGVMKVVSSGHPDFKDGDLVWGVTGWEEYTLVNNPKPYLHKINYPEFPLSYYTGVLGIAGLTAYGGFFEVSKPKKGDYVFVSAASGAVGQIVGQLAKITGCYVVGSAGSDEKVKLLKTKFGFHDAFNYKKELDLEGALKRCFPDGIDIYFDNVGGAMLDAVLPNMRIGGKITICGMISQYNLERPDGVRNLFYLFAKSLRMEGFLVSNYIAIYHRYEKEMAGYLREGKVVYVEDIVEGLEAAPAALIGLFTGRNVGKQLVTIARE; this is translated from the exons ATGGCGGCAGTGGTGACCAACAGGAGGGTGATCCTGAAGAGGTACGTGACAGGGCTCCCATCGGAGGACGACATGGAGGTGGTGACGGCGAAGACGACGCTGGCCGTGCCGGCTGGGTCGGAGGCGGTGATGGTGAAGAACCTGTACGTCTCGTGTGACCCTTACATGCGTGGCCGGATGACCCGTCACGAGGTGCCCAGCTACGTTCCCGACTACGTACCAGGAGAG GTTATCACTAATTGTGGCGTGATGAAGGTGGTATCATCTGGGCACCCGGATTTCAAGGATGGAGACCTTGTTTGGGGAGTAACCGGATGGGAAGAATACACCCTGGTTAACAATCCCAAGCCTTATTTGCATAAGATCAATTACCCTGAATTTCCTCTATCTTACTACACCGGTGTTCTAG GAATAGCTGGGCTTACTGCCTATGGTGGGTTCTTTGAGGTCTCCAAGCCTAAGAAAGGCGACTATGTTTTCGTCTCCGCGGCATCCGGTGCCGTAGGTCAGATTGTTGGGCAACTGGCTAAGATCACAGGCTGCTATGTGGTTGGCAGTGCTGGTTCTGATGAGAAG GTCAAGCTGCTCAAAACTAAGTTTGGCTTTCATGACGCGTTCAACTACAAGAAGGAGCTGGACCTGGAGGGAGCCCTTAAAAG GTGCTTCCCGGACGGCATCGACATCTACTTTGATAACGTGGGTGGTGCAATGTTGGACGCCGTGCTGCCGAACATGCGTATCGGCGGCAAGATAACGATATGTGGGATGATCTCGCAATATAACCTGGAGCGGCCAGACGGGGTGCGGAACCTCTTCTACTTATTCGCCAAGAGCCTACGGATGGAGGGGTTCCTGGTGAGCAACTACATTGCAATATACCACCGGTATGAGAAGGAGATGGCAGGATACCTGAGGGAAGGAAAGGTGGTGTATGTGGAGGACATCGTTGAGGGGCTCGAGGCGGCACCGGCAGCTCTCATTGGGCTATTCACTGGCCGCAATGTCGGCAAGCAGCTGGTCACCATTGCACGGGAGTGA